One window of the Sphaerochaeta associata genome contains the following:
- a CDS encoding tetratricopeptide repeat protein, giving the protein MSETHDALKNILFIKLPASMERDINNFHLDSTIEIPVQKPEGSNKFDPAKDISIELIVAGMLKVLAYHNEHEHAAYYRDFVLALQPDAIQELTIAAIAQEQKHNFPFAEELFLTVCHLAEQSATYINLATLYSRKAAEDTAKGAQYDMYQQKALETLKEGLSVVGEDAALLSEIGFFHLYQGNVEIAKEYLDRYLSLAAEDEKKAHVQKIVDDIDSKLNDDQTLMRSYDAIQMNKEDEAVALLDSFLADNPKVWNAWFLKGWALRRMGNYREAEQALLAALANSKGTSDIYNELAICSLETGKSELAKNYLNTAVDLDNQNITLISNLAYLYLKDRMWDEAREYLETARSIDPNDPLIIQLMKDYEKASGDTLSSPIVQEFVDTEDVVRQTKKEKPFFIQGKEETDDLETEYDLEDSL; this is encoded by the coding sequence ATGTCAGAAACACACGATGCCTTGAAGAACATTCTCTTCATCAAACTTCCCGCTTCCATGGAGCGGGATATCAACAATTTCCATCTCGACAGCACCATTGAAATCCCCGTGCAAAAGCCTGAAGGAAGCAACAAATTCGATCCCGCTAAGGACATCTCCATCGAATTGATCGTTGCAGGTATGCTCAAGGTGCTTGCATACCACAACGAACATGAACATGCCGCTTATTACCGTGATTTCGTACTTGCACTGCAGCCCGATGCTATTCAAGAGCTCACTATTGCCGCCATAGCCCAGGAACAGAAACACAACTTCCCCTTTGCAGAAGAGTTGTTTCTTACTGTATGCCATCTTGCCGAGCAAAGCGCGACGTACATCAACTTGGCAACCCTGTACAGCCGGAAGGCCGCCGAGGACACTGCAAAGGGTGCCCAGTACGACATGTATCAGCAAAAAGCCCTTGAAACGCTCAAAGAAGGGCTTTCTGTGGTTGGAGAGGATGCAGCACTCTTAAGTGAAATCGGCTTTTTCCATCTCTATCAAGGAAATGTTGAGATTGCAAAAGAGTATCTTGACCGATACCTCTCTCTTGCCGCCGAGGATGAGAAAAAGGCGCATGTGCAGAAAATTGTGGACGACATCGATTCCAAGCTCAATGACGACCAGACCTTGATGCGTTCCTATGATGCCATTCAAATGAACAAGGAAGACGAGGCCGTCGCCTTGCTGGACTCTTTCCTTGCAGATAATCCCAAGGTATGGAATGCATGGTTCCTCAAAGGCTGGGCGCTGAGGAGGATGGGCAACTACCGGGAGGCCGAGCAGGCTCTGCTGGCTGCACTTGCAAACAGCAAGGGGACAAGCGACATCTACAATGAGCTGGCCATCTGCAGTTTGGAGACCGGCAAGAGCGAATTAGCGAAGAATTACCTCAATACTGCGGTTGACCTGGATAATCAGAATATCACGCTCATTTCCAATCTTGCGTATCTTTACCTGAAGGACCGGATGTGGGACGAGGCTCGTGAATATCTGGAGACAGCCCGTTCCATCGATCCCAACGATCCGCTGATCATCCAGCTGATGAAGGACTATGAAAAGGCGAGCGGAGATACACTCTCCTCCCCCATTGTCCAAGAATTCGTTGATACCGAGGATGTAGTCAGACAGACCAAGAAAGAGAAACCCTTCTTCATCCAAGGAAAGGAAGAGACCGACGACCTGGAGACCGAGTATGATCTGGAGGATTCACTCTGA
- the tsaE gene encoding tRNA (adenosine(37)-N6)-threonylcarbamoyltransferase complex ATPase subunit type 1 TsaE, producing MTIISHSEEETRAFGYRLGKVCKPGTVISLRGSLGAGKTVLAKGLALALGISEPIVSPTFTLIQEYEGTLPLHHMDLYRIGSTEEFEMIGGEELLYSNGVTLIEWSEKIADMLPDSTLYVDIGIMPNQERTITLQGADV from the coding sequence ATGACCATCATCAGTCATAGTGAAGAGGAGACACGTGCATTCGGATATCGCTTGGGCAAAGTGTGCAAACCGGGGACGGTCATCTCGCTCCGTGGTAGTCTAGGAGCGGGAAAAACAGTTCTTGCAAAAGGACTTGCACTCGCCTTGGGCATCAGCGAACCGATTGTGAGTCCGACCTTCACCTTGATTCAAGAGTACGAGGGAACACTACCGCTTCACCATATGGATCTGTATCGGATCGGCTCAACCGAAGAGTTTGAGATGATCGGCGGCGAGGAGCTTCTCTACAGCAATGGAGTCACCCTGATTGAATGGAGTGAAAAAATTGCCGATATGCTTCCCGATTCGACGCTTTATGTCGATATTGGTATTATGCCCAACCAAGAACGAACAATCACCCTGCAAGGGGCCGACGTATGA
- the infC gene encoding translation initiation factor IF-3, which translates to MATKDLRINRQIRAREVFVIDADGNQKGIMSVYDAVMLAESAGLDLVEVSPNANPPVCKILDFGKYRYEQEKRLRDAKKNQSVIKMKEIRMQPKIERHDLETKSKFIGEFLAEGNKVKVSIRFRGRELAHTELGKVVLDKILAQLTENGVGFNLDRDALMEGKMMSMIVSPAKTSPVSAKKDNLQQ; encoded by the coding sequence TTGGCTACGAAGGATTTGAGGATCAATAGACAGATCCGCGCAAGAGAAGTGTTCGTCATTGATGCAGATGGTAATCAGAAAGGCATCATGAGCGTGTATGACGCCGTCATGCTTGCAGAGAGTGCAGGATTGGATTTGGTGGAAGTTTCCCCCAATGCAAACCCTCCCGTTTGTAAGATTCTCGACTTCGGAAAATACCGGTATGAGCAGGAAAAAAGGCTCAGGGATGCCAAGAAGAACCAGAGTGTCATCAAAATGAAGGAAATCCGGATGCAGCCCAAGATCGAAAGACACGATCTTGAGACAAAGTCCAAATTCATCGGTGAATTCCTCGCTGAGGGGAACAAGGTCAAGGTAAGCATACGCTTCCGCGGCCGAGAGCTTGCCCACACCGAACTCGGTAAAGTGGTTTTGGACAAGATACTTGCCCAGCTTACTGAAAATGGGGTAGGCTTCAATCTTGATCGAGATGCCCTGATGGAAGGCAAGATGATGAGCATGATCGTCAGCCCTGCCAAAACCAGTCCTGTCTCAGCCAAGAAAGACAATTTGCAACAGTAG
- a CDS encoding glycogen synthase, whose product MNICMVSSESVPFSKSGGLADVVGALSTALASLGEDVRVVLPLYGSVDASSFLEVPVTGELSLLDSEEQVSFCQTNLNGVTYYFLRHPFFTERKGIYGDTSFTPYVDNLRRYTLLNKGALFLCKELDWKVDIMHCHDWTCGFLPYLLKTENDKFFRDTKSLMTIHNLAYQGEFSRLELLCCDVLPDDRMFSGNASSKRTNMLKTGLVFADKLTTVSPTYAREIQTKEYGCNLEGLLSERAHDLTGIINGIDYEEWNPQTDPFMNHHFSANQQKGKALTKAELQAEFGLEVDESIPLFSMISRLAEQKGFVELLEGSPCALEEMLQTHAMQMVIVGTGDHALEKKLVEIGQRHDNLSVNILFSNRAAHLLEAGSDFFLMPSRYEPCGLNQLYSLRYGTLPVARRTGGLADSILDLDENPEGGTGILFDSMTGRGILEAVERALQWWSKGKKTMQAIRTRCMHWDSTWERSARSYRSIYESSIRGK is encoded by the coding sequence ATGAATATTTGCATGGTTTCCAGTGAATCTGTACCTTTTTCCAAATCCGGAGGGCTTGCAGACGTTGTTGGTGCACTCTCGACAGCCCTCGCTTCGTTAGGTGAGGATGTGCGGGTTGTGCTTCCGCTGTATGGAAGCGTCGACGCTTCATCCTTTCTTGAGGTACCGGTCACCGGAGAACTTTCATTGCTTGATTCTGAAGAACAGGTTTCATTTTGCCAGACCAATCTCAATGGTGTTACCTATTACTTCTTGCGTCACCCGTTCTTCACCGAGCGCAAGGGCATCTACGGGGACACCTCTTTCACCCCGTATGTAGATAATCTCAGACGGTATACGCTGCTCAATAAAGGAGCCCTCTTCTTGTGCAAGGAGCTCGACTGGAAGGTGGACATCATGCACTGCCACGACTGGACGTGCGGCTTCCTCCCCTATCTGCTCAAGACCGAGAATGACAAGTTCTTCCGCGACACAAAGAGCTTGATGACCATTCATAATCTCGCCTACCAAGGTGAATTCTCACGTCTTGAACTGCTTTGTTGCGACGTGCTTCCTGACGACCGCATGTTCAGCGGCAACGCTTCAAGCAAGCGGACAAACATGCTCAAAACAGGTCTTGTCTTTGCCGACAAGCTCACCACGGTAAGCCCTACCTATGCAAGAGAGATACAAACCAAGGAGTACGGCTGCAACCTGGAAGGATTATTGTCCGAACGTGCCCACGATCTGACCGGTATCATCAACGGCATAGATTACGAGGAGTGGAACCCACAGACAGACCCTTTCATGAATCATCACTTCAGCGCAAATCAGCAGAAGGGAAAGGCGCTTACCAAGGCGGAACTTCAGGCGGAATTCGGTCTTGAGGTTGATGAGAGCATCCCTCTCTTCAGTATGATCAGCCGCCTGGCCGAGCAGAAAGGTTTTGTCGAGTTGCTTGAAGGATCTCCTTGTGCATTGGAAGAGATGCTGCAAACACATGCCATGCAGATGGTCATCGTGGGGACCGGCGATCATGCACTGGAAAAAAAGCTTGTCGAGATCGGCCAACGGCACGACAATCTCTCCGTCAATATTTTATTCAGCAACCGGGCAGCCCACCTGCTCGAAGCCGGCTCTGACTTTTTTCTCATGCCCAGCCGCTATGAGCCCTGCGGACTGAACCAGCTGTACAGCCTGCGCTATGGGACGCTTCCTGTAGCAAGAAGGACCGGCGGTTTGGCCGACAGCATCCTCGACCTGGATGAGAATCCAGAGGGAGGAACTGGAATCCTCTTTGACTCCATGACCGGGCGTGGTATACTTGAAGCGGTAGAGCGGGCACTTCAGTGGTGGAGCAAAGGAAAGAAAACCATGCAAGCAATCAGAACTCGATGTATGCATTGGGACAGTACCTGGGAACGGTCTGCCCGGTCATATCGTTCAATATATGAATCCAGCATAAGGGGGAAATAA
- a CDS encoding glucose-1-phosphate adenylyltransferase has protein sequence MRSKERTIAIVLGGGKGTRLYPLTMDRSKPAVPFAGKYRLVDIPISNCINSGIKQIYILTQFNSASLHNHIANTYIFDTFSNGFVEILAAEQTNQTDTWYQGTADAVRKNLKHFHDQNADYYIILSGDQLYRMDLKDMLDRHVASGAELTIAAKPISREQATGLGIIGCDNDGIITKFYEKPAPDLDISEYKVSDSFMQASLGKPVDASNEYLASMGIYIFNAKSMEEVLNNDKTDFGKEIIPDVIKQRKVASYLFDGFWEDIGTIKAFYETNLDLASINPQFNFYNEMMPIYTHRRHLPATKVNFCNISSSLTSEGSIITNAYIVNSIIGVRTIIESGASLDGVYCMGASYYETEAEKAANAKKGIPNIGIGRGTIIRKAIIDQNARIGDGCRIGIDDIPRQEGDFAMYSIHDGIIVINKNAVIKNGTVM, from the coding sequence ATGCGCTCGAAAGAAAGGACTATCGCTATTGTATTAGGCGGAGGTAAAGGTACCCGACTGTATCCACTTACCATGGACCGCTCAAAGCCTGCCGTACCCTTCGCTGGTAAGTATCGTTTGGTGGACATTCCCATCTCCAACTGCATCAACAGCGGAATCAAGCAAATCTACATCCTGACCCAGTTCAACTCCGCTTCTTTGCACAATCACATCGCCAATACGTATATTTTCGACACGTTCAGCAACGGCTTCGTTGAAATCCTGGCTGCCGAGCAGACCAACCAAACCGATACCTGGTATCAGGGAACCGCCGATGCCGTTCGTAAGAACCTCAAGCATTTCCATGACCAGAATGCAGATTACTACATCATCCTCAGCGGCGACCAGCTCTATCGAATGGACCTCAAGGATATGCTCGACAGGCATGTCGCCAGTGGAGCCGAGCTTACCATTGCAGCCAAGCCGATAAGCCGTGAACAGGCTACAGGTCTTGGCATCATCGGTTGCGACAACGACGGGATCATCACCAAGTTCTATGAAAAGCCGGCACCCGATCTGGACATCAGTGAGTACAAGGTGTCCGATTCCTTCATGCAGGCTTCGCTTGGGAAGCCGGTCGATGCAAGCAATGAGTACCTTGCAAGCATGGGCATTTACATTTTCAATGCCAAGTCGATGGAAGAGGTGCTGAACAACGATAAAACCGATTTCGGCAAGGAGATCATTCCCGATGTCATCAAGCAACGCAAGGTAGCTTCCTACCTTTTTGACGGTTTCTGGGAGGACATCGGAACGATCAAGGCCTTCTATGAGACAAATCTGGATCTGGCTTCGATCAATCCCCAGTTCAACTTCTACAACGAGATGATGCCGATATATACCCACCGACGCCATCTGCCGGCCACCAAGGTGAACTTCTGCAATATTTCCAGTTCACTGACCAGTGAGGGATCGATCATCACCAATGCATATATCGTCAACTCCATCATCGGTGTTCGTACCATCATTGAGTCCGGAGCTTCGTTGGACGGGGTCTATTGCATGGGAGCATCCTACTATGAGACCGAGGCCGAAAAGGCAGCCAATGCCAAAAAGGGAATACCGAATATTGGCATCGGCCGGGGCACGATCATCCGCAAGGCCATCATCGATCAGAATGCCCGTATCGGGGATGGATGCAGAATCGGCATTGACGATATTCCGCGCCAGGAAGGGGATTTCGCGATGTACTCCATCCATGACGGCATTATTGTCATCAACAAGAATGCAGTCATTAAAAATGGAACCGTAATGTAG
- the trxB gene encoding thioredoxin-disulfide reductase has product MIEQDVLIIGSGVAGMSAAQYAARAGRSVTMLESIAPGGQTMYIDMIENYPGFDQPISGYEIGMKFHAQAEAFGAKLVYATVTKLTKEGDNFLTETADGETYKAKAVIFATGAKHRHLGVEGEEKYNGKGVSYCGTCDGPFFKGKRILVVGGGDTALTDGIFLSKLSEHITIVHRKDRFRAQDNLVEQVNRNKNIELVMQHTITEIKGDGNKVTSVILKDLVKNEEYEREFDAVFIFVGMLPQTDLLDKNILDESGYVITNERMETKTPGLYAAGDVRTTVFRQLVTAASDGAIAAHCANEYIDELEGRAYR; this is encoded by the coding sequence ATGATTGAACAAGATGTCCTGATCATCGGATCAGGGGTTGCAGGTATGTCTGCGGCCCAATATGCAGCACGTGCCGGTCGCTCAGTAACAATGCTCGAGTCAATCGCTCCCGGAGGACAGACCATGTACATAGACATGATTGAAAACTACCCGGGCTTTGACCAACCCATAAGTGGATACGAGATCGGGATGAAGTTTCATGCCCAGGCCGAAGCCTTCGGGGCAAAGCTTGTCTATGCAACAGTCACCAAATTGACCAAGGAAGGAGACAATTTCCTTACAGAGACCGCCGATGGGGAAACCTATAAAGCAAAGGCTGTCATATTCGCAACAGGGGCAAAACATCGCCACCTGGGAGTCGAGGGCGAGGAGAAGTACAACGGCAAGGGTGTCAGCTACTGCGGAACCTGTGACGGGCCTTTCTTCAAGGGCAAGAGAATTCTGGTGGTAGGCGGCGGCGATACCGCACTTACCGACGGCATTTTTCTCTCCAAGCTCAGCGAGCACATCACCATCGTCCATCGCAAGGATCGGTTCCGTGCCCAGGACAATCTGGTTGAACAGGTAAATAGAAACAAGAACATCGAGCTGGTCATGCAACACACCATCACAGAAATCAAGGGTGACGGCAACAAGGTCACCTCGGTGATCCTCAAGGACCTTGTAAAGAACGAGGAGTATGAACGGGAGTTTGATGCGGTGTTCATTTTCGTCGGCATGCTTCCCCAAACGGATTTGCTGGACAAAAACATCCTCGATGAAAGTGGATATGTCATCACCAACGAGCGGATGGAAACAAAGACTCCCGGCTTGTATGCAGCCGGTGATGTACGCACCACGGTGTTTCGTCAGTTGGTGACCGCCGCCAGCGATGGAGCCATTGCAGCCCACTGCGCCAACGAATACATTGATGAGCTTGAAGGCAGGGCATACCGCTAA
- the rpmI gene encoding 50S ribosomal protein L35: MPKMKTRRSAAKRFRVTGTGKVRYKKQGLRHILTKKSSKRKGNLRATGILEYMEAKRAKSMLPYA, encoded by the coding sequence ATGCCCAAGATGAAAACAAGAAGGTCCGCTGCAAAGCGGTTCCGCGTCACTGGAACTGGTAAGGTCCGCTATAAGAAGCAGGGTCTGCGCCACATTCTCACCAAGAAGAGCAGTAAGCGCAAGGGTAACCTTCGTGCTACTGGAATCCTCGAATATATGGAAGCAAAGAGAGCCAAATCCATGCTTCCGTACGCGTAA
- the rplT gene encoding 50S ribosomal protein L20: protein MPRAVDGTKRKDRRKKILELAKGYYGRRSTNNRVAKDAVAKAGQYAYRGRKERKRDFRKLWIARISAAVQAEGLNYSQFMHGMKLANIEINRKALSNMAIEDQATFSALVAQVKDTLSK from the coding sequence ATGCCAAGAGCAGTTGACGGAACGAAACGTAAGGACAGAAGAAAGAAGATTCTTGAACTGGCGAAAGGTTATTATGGCCGCAGAAGCACGAACAACCGCGTTGCAAAAGATGCAGTTGCCAAGGCCGGCCAGTACGCTTATCGCGGACGCAAAGAGCGCAAGCGGGATTTCCGCAAGCTCTGGATCGCAAGAATCAGCGCAGCTGTGCAGGCAGAGGGTCTCAACTACTCTCAGTTTATGCATGGCATGAAGCTCGCCAACATTGAGATCAACAGAAAGGCCCTCTCCAATATGGCTATTGAAGACCAGGCTACTTTCTCTGCTCTCGTTGCACAGGTAAAGGATACCTTGAGCAAATAA
- the tsaB gene encoding tRNA (adenosine(37)-N6)-threonylcarbamoyltransferase complex dimerization subunit type 1 TsaB encodes MNILSCDTSTEVMHLCLARFEEGRKNSYEVRVLTSANKHSELLVPAILDLCKHNAITLKELDLLVCTSGPGSFTGLRIAMSTLKGISLATGIPMVTIPTLEAYQGCISSYPHAILAVIDAKKKRFYTALFQNGKRLTPDLDLEINQIEDLLAMHPDALLTGSDAACLASKLSKPYTVDESAQLNLSFVLCTLGKKRFEDFGAEALDCGPAYVRKSDAEIALQETIKSLEETHD; translated from the coding sequence ATGAACATCCTCTCCTGCGACACCTCGACCGAGGTCATGCACCTGTGCCTGGCACGTTTTGAAGAGGGCCGCAAGAACTCGTATGAAGTGCGGGTTCTGACAAGTGCGAACAAGCACTCGGAGTTGTTGGTTCCTGCCATACTCGATTTGTGCAAACACAACGCCATCACATTGAAAGAGCTTGACCTCTTGGTGTGTACCAGCGGTCCGGGCTCCTTCACCGGGTTGAGGATCGCCATGAGCACCCTGAAGGGCATCAGTCTTGCTACAGGCATTCCCATGGTTACAATTCCTACCTTGGAAGCGTACCAAGGTTGCATCAGCTCATATCCCCATGCCATCCTTGCTGTCATTGATGCCAAGAAAAAGCGATTCTATACGGCTTTGTTCCAAAACGGAAAGCGCCTGACGCCTGATCTTGATCTTGAGATCAACCAGATTGAGGACCTGCTTGCAATGCATCCCGATGCACTCTTGACCGGCAGTGATGCCGCCTGCCTTGCATCCAAGCTCTCAAAACCTTATACGGTTGACGAGAGTGCACAGCTCAATCTTTCGTTCGTACTTTGCACGCTTGGCAAGAAGCGGTTCGAGGACTTTGGGGCGGAGGCTCTGGACTGTGGTCCGGCTTACGTACGAAAGAGCGATGCAGAAATCGCATTACAAGAAACAATCAAATCACTGGAGGAAACACATGATTGA